The Synergistaceae bacterium genome segment GCCCACTGGGGCGAACTGATGTCCACCCGCGCCATCCACCTGAAGGCGGCCGGAGCCGTGGTCGACGGCTATCTGAGGGACACGAAGGGAATCCTGAAGCTGGGGTTTCCCGCGTTCTCCTGGGGTCCCTACGCTCAGGACCAGGGGGCGCGAGGCCGGGTCATCGACTATCGCTGCCCGCTGGAGTTCCCCAACCACGTTCGCGTGGAGCCGGGAGATCTTATCTTCGGGGACATTGACGGCGTGGTGGCCGTCCCCGCGAAACACGAAAAGGAAATTATCGAAAAGGCGCTGGAAAAGGTTCGGGGAGAAAACGAGGTGGCCCGGGCGATACGAGCCGGCATGAGCACGGTGGACGCCTTCGCGAAGTTCGGAATCATGTAGCGGAGAGACACCATTGACCGGAGAACAGGATTGTTCTCCGGTTTCATTTTTTCGAAAATACGAAACGGGAAACCTGACGTCGCGCGCTGCAGGTCTCCCGGATTCACTTTTTCGCTAATGAAGGGTCTTGATAACCTCCGCCAGATAGCCGGCCAGGACGGTGGACCCGATCGTCACCGTGGTGAACCCGCCGATCATCATCTTGGGCAAAAGCTGACTCATCATGTATTTTTGCTCCTCGTCGGTTTCGGAAAGAGCGGAGCTGACTTCCTGAGCGATGAAAAAG includes the following:
- a CDS encoding RraA family protein; protein product: MTSFKNDAELFALMKKELFTAVVGDIMDTMGLIHQFLPAQIRPVKDDIVLTGRAMTVLEADCASVTVSRGGKKEPFGLMFEALDDLKEGEIYICTGGSPTYAHWGELMSTRAIHLKAAGAVVDGYLRDTKGILKLGFPAFSWGPYAQDQGARGRVIDYRCPLEFPNHVRVEPGDLIFGDIDGVVAVPAKHEKEIIEKALEKVRGENEVARAIRAGMSTVDAFAKFGIM